TGATCGCAAATTATCCGGGATTTGCATCAGAAAATGAAAATAATATGGAAAAAATATACAGTCAGTCACAGAAAGCGTTGTTTCGGGAGATTATCTGGCCGTCTCTGGTTTCAATTGAACGAAAGATCGATGCAAAACTGACTTGTATGATGACACCACAGTTTGATTATAATGATGAAAATGAACCGAGGGAGGGAGAAGTTGCATATTATCTGAAATTATTGAAAGAGGAGTATGGGGAAGCCGGGCTTTCCTCCGGTAATGTGTCGGATACCGGATTGTCTGAAAAAATGGAGCAGGATGAACAGTTCTGGAAAAGAGAGGCACCGGATTACGGTTTTCAGTCTTTATTCCTGGAAAATGAAAATGAACTTGGTGATGCCTTAGAAAATGATAAACTTGGCGGAATAAGGACAGTTGTAACCCCGGAATCACAGACTTACGATGAACCGGTCATTTCTTTTGCCAAGGAAAATGTGACGCTGCAGCGGGCTACCGGGGACGGCGTAAATCACACATTTATGGATGATTTCAGACAGAGATGCATTCAGACAGCGCTGGGATATTCCAATACAGTGTGGGATCTGCTTGTGGCAGCGTATCCGGAGAAAAAAGCTGATGCATGGGAGGTCCTTTCGAAGGAAGCGGCGTCTAACATCTGTACTTATCAGAAACCGTATATGGTGTTTGATGAGACGACTCTTTCGAAGAGCGACCAGAGAATCCGCAGATTCTTTGCACTTTCCTATTCCGTGGAATCTGAAGATAATACGATTTCGCTGCATGTGGATGGATTAGAGGAGCAAGCATGGTTCTTACTGCATACAGGAAGCCGTGAAATAGAAGAAATGCATGGCGGAAGTTTTTCTGCAGTTGAGGATGGTGTTTACCTGATCTGTGCAGAGAATGATGAGGTAACGATCCGGTTGAATGAGGAAGAAGAAAAACAATTGTTTTTTTACGAGGATTGAGAATGAAAGTATGTATTGTAGCAGAGGGATGTTATCCTTATGTGGTAGGTGGTGTGTCGAGCTGGATCAACAGCATGATAAAATCTTTTCCGGAGATCGAATTTGTGGTGCTTTCGATCGTGGCAAACCGTTCCTACCGGGGAAAATTTGTGTATGAACTGCCGGAAAATGTGTCAGAAGTTTATGAACTTTATCTGGAAGATTATGACTGGGTAGAACAGAAGAAAAATAAAAAACTGCACTTAAATCAGACAGAATATGAGGCGCTGCGATCCTTACTTTTAAACCGTAACGTTGAGTGGGATACATTGTTTACATTATTTGAAAAGAAAGAATTTTCACTGAATGCTCTTTTGATGGGAGAAGATTTTTTAAAGGCAGTGCGGGAGTGTTATCAGCTTAAGTATTCACAGGTTGTCTTTTCTGATTTTTTGTGGACGATGCGGTCCATTTATCTGCCGCTATTTCTGACCTTAAAGATGGAACTGCCCAAAGCAGATCTGTATCACTGTGTTGCAACCGGGTATGCAGGGGTGATCGGAAGCATGGCAAAGAAAAGATATGGATGTGCGCTTATGGTTTCAGAACATGGAATTTATACAAGGGAACGGGAGGAGGAACTGATCCGTGCAAAGTGGGTAGGTGGTATCTATAAAAATATCTGGATTGAACAGTTTAAAAAAATGTCACTGCTTGCATACCGGTATGCAGATCAGGTAACATGCCTTTACAAGCATGCCATGGAACTTCAGATCGAACTTGGATGTCCCGCAGAAAAAATAAAAATCACGCCAAACGGTATTGATGCACAGAGATTTGTCAGATGTCTTGAGGAAAAGAGAGAAGATGATGATATGATCAATATCGGGGCTGTGCTCAGAATCGCGCCGATCAAGGATGTGAAAACGATGATCCGGGCATTTGCTTATGCAAAAAAAGAGGCACCAAAACTTGCGTTATGGATCATGGGACCATCGGACGAAGAAAAAGAATATGCAAAAGAATGTTTAGAACTGGTGGAACTGCTTGGTGTGGAAGATGTGATCTTTACGGGAAAAGTTGACGTGACAGAGTATCTTGGCAGAATGGATATGACCATACTCACGAGTATCAGTGAGGGACAGCCGCTTACGATCCTGGAAAGTTTTGCTGCGAAAAAGCCGGTGATTGCAACGGATGTAGGAAATTGCAGAGGACTGATCTATGGCGAAGGGGATTCGTTTGGGGAGGCAGGGATCATCACACATATCATGAATGTGGAGGAGATTGCCGCCGCGATGGTAGATCTTGCACGGCACAGGGAGAAGAGAATCGGTATGGGAGAAAACGGTTACCGGAGACTAAGGAGCCGGTATCTTGTAAATGACATGAGAGAAACGTACCGGCAGATCTACCGGCAGTTTGAGCATGCAGACAGAGAGCAGGGAAAGAAAGGGGATGTGTGATCTATGGCTGGAATTGGTGTAAAACTTCAGAAAATATATGACAGGCGCACGATCCTTGCAAATCTGGCGGGCTTTGGGTACAGTACCATGGTTACGATCGCACCAATGTTTGTTGTGATCGGCAATGTGATGCTGATGAGTCACTTCCTTGGCTATGAGACGGTGGGATATGCGAGAAGAGGATTATTTTCAGGCACGGTACTTTATATTTTTATATTTTCCCTGCTGGTTGCGGCGCCGTTTAATGCTGTATTATCGAGATATATGTCCGATATTATTTATGAGGAGAAATACGAAGATATCCTGCCATGCTATGAAGTCGGACTGTTTCTGAATATCGTGTTTGGGTGTCTGTTTGCGATTCCGTTCTGTATCAGAGAGTATCTGAAGGGGCAGGTGGATCTGGTATTTGTGTTTACCGGATTTTGTGGATTTATTTCGCTTCTGCTGGTATTTTATTCCATGCTGTATCTGTCAATCTGCAAAGACTACCAGAAAATATCTTTATTTTTCCTGATGGGAATGGCGGCAGCATTTGGGCTTGCATGGCTGCTCGTAAAAGTCTTTCACAGAGATATCATATACAGCATGCTACTTTCACTTACGATCGGATTTTTTCTGACAGCATCAATATCAGCAGCAACCATAAAGAGTTACTTTAAAAGAAACAGTCATCAGTACCGCAAGGTGCTTCGCTATTTTAAAATTTACTGGCATCTTGTTGCAACAAATCTGCTGTATACGTTAGGACTTTATATACATAATTTTGTATTTTGGACGACGGATTTAAAGATGACGGTGGCAGATACATTTGTCTATGCGCCGGCATATGATATGGCAACCTGTCTGGCAATGTTTACGAATCTTTCGTCGACTATTATTTTTATCAGCCGCGTGGAAATGCATTTTCATGAGAGATACAAGGCTTATTCGGAGGCTGTTATCGGTGGAAGATGGGAAGATATCAACAATGCCAAAAACAGAATGTTCCGCCAGCTTGCCGCCGAGCTTATGAATCTTGTGAGAATCCAGTTTATCGTTTCGGTTGTGCTTTATCTGCTCTGTGTGATATTGCTGCCGGGAATGGGATTTTCAGGGCTTGTAATGCAGATTTATCCTTGTCTTGCAGCCGGATATTTTATTCTTTTCCTGCTGTACGCGGAACTGATTTTTCTGTATTATTTTAATGACATGACAGGAGCACTTTTAACAGCGGTATGTTTTTGCATGGGTACTTTTTTTGGAACGCTGTTTTCAAAGGAACTCCCTGACCTCTGGTATGGTGCGGGGCTTGTCATGGGAAGTTTCCTTGGGTTTACTGTTGGATATTTCAGACTTCGCTGGGTGGAACGACATATGGATGTGCATATTTTCTGCCAGGGTGAATTATTTAAAATAAAAAGAGGAAAAAAACCTTCCGCAAAAAGTTATGACAGAAAAGAGGGGATCAGGGCATGATATTAAAAGTGTTGATGATAGGTTTTGGTATATTTCTGCTTATTATGGATCTGTTTATGTATGCAAGACAGAAACTCACAGATGTGATCGGACTTGGCTGGGCGATCGTTTCGCTGGCATTACTTGTGGCGGGTATCGTTGTAAGCCTGGATGATGTCTGTTATCTGTGGAGTGGGGCAAAAAATATCGTTTTGCTTATGTTTGCGGTGTTTGCTGTTATAATTCTGTTTTTGTTTAAGATCAGTATGGCAGTGTCAGTTGTGGTAGTAAAAAATCAGGAACTGGCGATGCAGGTATCGCTGCTCAATCAGGAAAATGAAAGAATATTGCAGGAGCTGAAGGTGCTTGTGGATGAAAAAGAAGATATTGTTCGTAATTAATACGTTAGGCGGAGCCGGTGCGGAGATGGCACTTTTAGAACTGCTTGAAAAACTGATAAAGGAAAATGAAAAAACAAAAGATGTACAGTATGAAATATCTCTTTATGTCCTGATGGGGCAGGGAGAACTGGTAAAGCGGCTGCCGGGAGAAGTGATACTGAAAAATAAATCGTATCAGCCCTTGTCTGTTCTGCAGAAAGAGGGAAGATATTTCATGTACAGGACAATATTAAAGACCATGTTTGTCCGTGGAACCATATTCCGCCTGATGCCGTATCTTTTGTCATTGCTTGCGGATATGTTAAAGAAACGTAAGATTTTACCGGATAAACTGCTTTGGCGTGTGCTGTCTGATGGAGGAGAGCGGTTTGCGGAAGAATATGATCTTGCGGTTGCATATTTAGAGGGGGGATCGGCATATTATGTTGCAGATCACGTCCATGCAAAGAAAAAGGCTGCGTTCATACATATTGATTACACGAAAGCAGGATATACAAGGAAGTCAGACCGTGACTGTTATCTGAAATATGATGCTGTTTTTCCAATCGGGGAAGAAATAAAGCAGCAGTTTTTGAAGGTTTATCCGGAATGCAGTGGACGGACAAAGGTTTTTCATAATATCATCAATACAGAAAAAATAAAAACAAAGGCGTTGCAACCCGGTGGATTTTCTGATGATTTTGACGGTATCAGGCTTTTGACGGTCGGCAGGCTCACAGAACAAAAATCTTATCCAACAGCAATACGTGCAATGAAAATGATAAAAGAGAAACATAAAAATGTCCGCTGGTATGTTCTTGGGGAAGGACCAAAACGAAGGGAACTCGAACGGTTGATCGGGTCACTTGGCTTACAGAAAGATTTTATTCTGTGTGGATCTGTGGAAAATCCGTATCCGTATTATAAGGGTGCAGATATCTATGTACATGCAACCGGATTTGAAGGAAAAAGCATTGCGATACAGGAGGCACAGACACTTGGACTTCCGGTAATTGCGTCGGAGAGCAGCCGTGAACAGATCAAAGATGGTGTGGATGGTATTTTATGCAGATTAGAACCAGAAGCAGTCAGTGATGCTGTATGCAGAATGGTGGAAGATGTGGCAATGAGAAAACGGTACGGGGAGGCATCTCTCAAAAAAAATGTTGTCTTTGAGAAAGATATGGAACTGTTGACCGGGTTACTGTCAGATTGACGGAAAAGATACATGCAGCAAAAAAGAGGATTGGAATGGAAATGAAAAAGCAAAAAGAGTTATTGATTATTATGCCTGCATACAATGAGGAAAAGAATATCGAAGCAGTGCTCTGTGAACTTGAAAAGCCGGAAATAGCGTCTATTGCCGATATTCTTGTTATGAATGATGCATCTTCGGATTCAACAAACTGGGTGGTAAAGGCGCATGGACATACGTTAGTTACGCACGTGTTTAACCTTGGTTACGGCAGTGCCTTACAGCTCGGTTATAAGTATGCGATACGAAGGAAATATAAGTATGTGATACAGATGGATGCAGACGGACAGCATGATGTATGCAATATTCCCCAAATTTATGAGAGACTCCGGCAGAAGGATGCGGATGGCAGATATCCGGACATTGTGCTTGGATCAAGATTTATGGAGGAAAGTTCTGATTTTCCGGTTTCCATGACAAAAAAACTGGCATATGCGCTGTTCCGTAAGATGATCAAAATGACGACAGGACGTCATATATATGATCCGACAACCGGACTGCAGGGACTTAGCCGGAAGGCATTTTTATATTATTCGAAATACAAGCATTTTGATGATAAATATCCGGATGCAAATATGATCATTCAGATGCTGCTGCTTGGATTTAAGGTGGAAGAGATACCGGCAGTCATGCATAACAGGCAGACGGGGGTCAGTATGCATTCCGGACTGAAACCGGTTATTTACATGTTTCGTATGGTGTTTTCAATTATCGGAGTAGTATTCCGTGTAAAAGTACTAAAAATTGATGCGGGGGCAGGGAAAGAAGATGTTTTTCTGGAAGAACAGAAATAAAAAACATTTTACAGTAAGATTCCCGGAAGAGAGCAGAAAAGAATGTGCAAATCCGGGCAGAGGATGGTATCATATTTACACATTTACACTGGATAAGAGAGATACGGATGGGCTTTTATATCAGCCTTTCTGGGATGACGAGACACTGGTGCTGGTACGATTTGACATCGGGGCATATCGGGGAAAAGAGCTTCCGCAAGAAGCACTTGCGTATGCTGATGAAATTTTAAAATGTTTTCACTGTTACGGGAAAGAGGTCATTTTGCGTGTCTTGTATGACACAAAGGGGAAAGGAATGGAACGGGAACCGACGTTGTTTTCCATGATTTTAACACATATGAGGCAGATGGGAGCGGTTGTGCGTGCACATGAGGATGATATCTTTGTAACACAGGGATTATTTATCGGTAACTGGGGGGAAATGCATGGATCTAAGTTTCTGGATCAGGAATACATCAGGAAACTCTATGCAGCGTGGAGAGAGGCGATAGGACCGGACATTAAGATCGCACTCAGAAAACCGTCTTTCTGCCGTATGGCAGTGGCAGGAGAGGATGGCGAATTGGCGCCTGGAGTATTTGATGATGCGATCTTTGGCTCAGAAAATCATATGGGGACCTTTGGACAGAAGCATCGTGATGACAGTGTGTGGACAGAGGACTGGTGCATTGAAGATGAACTGGTTTATATGCGGGAAACATGTGGATTGGTTCCGTTTGGTGGGGAAGTGCTTTTTGGGCAGGAGGCACCTGTGAAAGAAATGCTGCTTTCGCTGAAAGATTTGCGGGTTACATATCTCAACAGCATTTATGAGGGGCAGATATTAGACCAATGGAAACAGATGGAATATGGGGAATGGGGCAGTTTCTACCAGTATATTGGTGCACACCTG
The Roseburia rectibacter DNA segment above includes these coding regions:
- a CDS encoding DUF2194 domain-containing protein — encoded protein: MPAEKIADAKRDGSGKENVMVSRRNFATITIMLVILLFMFQFTGVMKDKLSKYGINEYQESARTELTEKDMFPASGQSEQKTARVFYAGQSEKTKNTVKWWCTYSKRDFQTADSLNVIMDDEDDLPDVLVLDGTYLENRENINAVSDAVENGVNVVVSGLPDADEIEKNNSLRKLLGIRYVEQKEVTLEGIHLFAGFLLGGEVIYQAKDEEEEKNKDMDLTVPWYVTGEGTKSYMVGMLEDVRPDSGRQPAIIWRNGLENACVFCVNGDYLEDNSGIGILDAMMAEASSFEIYPVVNAQNLVIANYPGFASENENNMEKIYSQSQKALFREIIWPSLVSIERKIDAKLTCMMTPQFDYNDENEPREGEVAYYLKLLKEEYGEAGLSSGNVSDTGLSEKMEQDEQFWKREAPDYGFQSLFLENENELGDALENDKLGGIRTVVTPESQTYDEPVISFAKENVTLQRATGDGVNHTFMDDFRQRCIQTALGYSNTVWDLLVAAYPEKKADAWEVLSKEAASNICTYQKPYMVFDETTLSKSDQRIRRFFALSYSVESEDNTISLHVDGLEEQAWFLLHTGSREIEEMHGGSFSAVEDGVYLICAENDEVTIRLNEEEEKQLFFYED
- the pelF gene encoding GT4 family glycosyltransferase PelF — translated: MKVCIVAEGCYPYVVGGVSSWINSMIKSFPEIEFVVLSIVANRSYRGKFVYELPENVSEVYELYLEDYDWVEQKKNKKLHLNQTEYEALRSLLLNRNVEWDTLFTLFEKKEFSLNALLMGEDFLKAVRECYQLKYSQVVFSDFLWTMRSIYLPLFLTLKMELPKADLYHCVATGYAGVIGSMAKKRYGCALMVSEHGIYTREREEELIRAKWVGGIYKNIWIEQFKKMSLLAYRYADQVTCLYKHAMELQIELGCPAEKIKITPNGIDAQRFVRCLEEKREDDDMINIGAVLRIAPIKDVKTMIRAFAYAKKEAPKLALWIMGPSDEEKEYAKECLELVELLGVEDVIFTGKVDVTEYLGRMDMTILTSISEGQPLTILESFAAKKPVIATDVGNCRGLIYGEGDSFGEAGIITHIMNVEEIAAAMVDLARHREKRIGMGENGYRRLRSRYLVNDMRETYRQIYRQFEHADREQGKKGDV
- the pelG gene encoding exopolysaccharide Pel transporter PelG is translated as MAGIGVKLQKIYDRRTILANLAGFGYSTMVTIAPMFVVIGNVMLMSHFLGYETVGYARRGLFSGTVLYIFIFSLLVAAPFNAVLSRYMSDIIYEEKYEDILPCYEVGLFLNIVFGCLFAIPFCIREYLKGQVDLVFVFTGFCGFISLLLVFYSMLYLSICKDYQKISLFFLMGMAAAFGLAWLLVKVFHRDIIYSMLLSLTIGFFLTASISAATIKSYFKRNSHQYRKVLRYFKIYWHLVATNLLYTLGLYIHNFVFWTTDLKMTVADTFVYAPAYDMATCLAMFTNLSSTIIFISRVEMHFHERYKAYSEAVIGGRWEDINNAKNRMFRQLAAELMNLVRIQFIVSVVLYLLCVILLPGMGFSGLVMQIYPCLAAGYFILFLLYAELIFLYYFNDMTGALLTAVCFCMGTFFGTLFSKELPDLWYGAGLVMGSFLGFTVGYFRLRWVERHMDVHIFCQGELFKIKRGKKPSAKSYDRKEGIRA
- a CDS encoding DUF2304 family protein gives rise to the protein MILKVLMIGFGIFLLIMDLFMYARQKLTDVIGLGWAIVSLALLVAGIVVSLDDVCYLWSGAKNIVLLMFAVFAVIILFLFKISMAVSVVVVKNQELAMQVSLLNQENERILQELKVLVDEKEDIVRN
- a CDS encoding glycosyltransferase: MKKKILFVINTLGGAGAEMALLELLEKLIKENEKTKDVQYEISLYVLMGQGELVKRLPGEVILKNKSYQPLSVLQKEGRYFMYRTILKTMFVRGTIFRLMPYLLSLLADMLKKRKILPDKLLWRVLSDGGERFAEEYDLAVAYLEGGSAYYVADHVHAKKKAAFIHIDYTKAGYTRKSDRDCYLKYDAVFPIGEEIKQQFLKVYPECSGRTKVFHNIINTEKIKTKALQPGGFSDDFDGIRLLTVGRLTEQKSYPTAIRAMKMIKEKHKNVRWYVLGEGPKRRELERLIGSLGLQKDFILCGSVENPYPYYKGADIYVHATGFEGKSIAIQEAQTLGLPVIASESSREQIKDGVDGILCRLEPEAVSDAVCRMVEDVAMRKRYGEASLKKNVVFEKDMELLTGLLSD
- a CDS encoding glycosyltransferase family 2 protein, with amino-acid sequence MEMKKQKELLIIMPAYNEEKNIEAVLCELEKPEIASIADILVMNDASSDSTNWVVKAHGHTLVTHVFNLGYGSALQLGYKYAIRRKYKYVIQMDADGQHDVCNIPQIYERLRQKDADGRYPDIVLGSRFMEESSDFPVSMTKKLAYALFRKMIKMTTGRHIYDPTTGLQGLSRKAFLYYSKYKHFDDKYPDANMIIQMLLLGFKVEEIPAVMHNRQTGVSMHSGLKPVIYMFRMVFSIIGVVFRVKVLKIDAGAGKEDVFLEEQK
- a CDS encoding DUF4874 domain-containing protein, whose amino-acid sequence is MFFWKNRNKKHFTVRFPEESRKECANPGRGWYHIYTFTLDKRDTDGLLYQPFWDDETLVLVRFDIGAYRGKELPQEALAYADEILKCFHCYGKEVILRVLYDTKGKGMEREPTLFSMILTHMRQMGAVVRAHEDDIFVTQGLFIGNWGEMHGSKFLDQEYIRKLYAAWREAIGPDIKIALRKPSFCRMAVAGEDGELAPGVFDDAIFGSENHMGTFGQKHRDDSVWTEDWCIEDELVYMRETCGLVPFGGEVLFGQEAPVKEMLLSLKDLRVTYLNSIYEGQILDQWKQMEYGEWGSFYQYIGAHLGYRFVAEKAVFYTDRIEIEIANTGFSNICDKAELALVKENMDGTEDVYTADYDIRTLSGHETAKIIFPLSGLQDGKEKYYLKLTRCRGKAEIRFANEGAGEQLYLR